Within bacterium, the genomic segment GCAGTCGGCGAGGAAGCGCTCGAGCTTGCGCCGGCAGAGGTAATTCTCGCGGCCCATCAGGAGCGCCGCCTCCACGGGGAACCAGTCGGCGGCCGCCAGGCGCGGCAGGTCGCGCCTCAGTAGCTGCTCTTGCAGGTTGCGCGTGTGCGTGGAGATCAGGACGCGCTCGCCCGTGGCCAGGGCGCAGAGTCCGGCGGGGACGAGGTAGGCGAGGCTCTTGCCGGTGCCCGTCGGCGCCTCGACGAGCAGATCGCCGCCGCCGGCCAGCACCTGCCAGGCGGCGAGGGCCATCTGGCGCTGGCCTTCGCGGGCCTCGTAGTCGTCTCCCAGCAGGCGGGCCAGTTCGCCCGCGGTCGCGAAGATCGCCTCCACGCGGGCCTCACCCGCCGCGAGGTCCAGGGCGGCCCCGGCGGCCGGCCCGGCGCGCCGCGCTGCTCGCCGCCGGACCGGCTCGCCCCCGCCCGCGAGGCGCCGCTCCGCGGCGAGGCGCCCCCCTTCCGCGGCGAAGGCCGCCAGCGCGGCGAGATCGGCCGGGCTCGCAGCGCTCTCACCCTCCGGCGCCGGCGCGGCGCCCGCGAGCAGGCCCTGGACGAGTCCCCAGGTCTCCACCCGCAGGGCGCTCCAGTCGAGCCCGGCGAGGGCTGCCGCCAGCTCCGCCGCCGCTCTGGCGTCCATCGCCTCGGCCAGCTCGGCGAGGTCCTCACGCGCCGGCGCGTAGAGCGCGAAGAAGAGGCCGAGGGGCAGCCTGCGCGCGCGGGGATCGCCCGCGCCCGCAGCGGCGAAGAACCACGACTCGCAGCCCGCTGCGAGCGCGATGGACAGGCGCTGGTCCTCGATCATCGAGCCTCCCGACCGGTCGCCGCGGGAACCCGACGCGCGCTCGCCGGTAGCGCGGCGCAGTATGGCCGAGCCCAGCGCCGGCCTCAAGGCCCCCGCCTCCTTCAATAGTGTTGCCGCCCTCCTGCGCTTGCCCTATCTTCCTCCGCATTGCGAAGTCACGAGGGGAGTTGCGATGTTCGGGAAGTGTCTGCTGCGAGCGAGACCGGGCGCCGTGGCGCACACGCTGTTGACGCTGCTTGCGCTCGCGCTGTCCTCGGCGCTGCCGGTGGCGGCGGGCCCGGGCCCCCTCGGCGAACCCGCCGCCCGCTTCGGCCCCCCGGCGGTGCCCGTGCGGCTGGAACTGCTCGCCGATCGCGCCGTCGCCGGCGCCGAGTTGCCGATCGCGGTCATCTACGCCGTGCCGGCCGGCACCCACCTCACCGACGCCTTCTTCGCGGTCGAGCTGAGCAGTGAGCCCCCGCTCGTCTTCGCACCGCCGGCCTACCCGAGCGGCAGCCTCGAGGGCGAGAGCCGCGTCTTCCGCGGCGAGGTCCGCGTGACGAGCAGCGTCGCGCTGCCGGCCGACTGCCCGCCGCAGGTCACCCTGCACGCGCGGGCCGAGTACCAGATCTGCCAGGAGGGCGAGGTGGAGATGTGCTACCCGCCCGAAGAAGCGAAGCCCAGTCTCGCCCTCGCCGTGGCGCCCGCCGGCACGGCCTGGACGCCGAGCGCTGCGCCGGCGTCGACCGCGGGCGCCGGAGCGGCGACCCGCGTCGGCGAGCCCGGGGGCGCCGGCGCCGCCACGCCCGGCGCGGCGGCACCCAGCGGCGGCCTCGAAGGCCGCCTCGCCCGCGCGCTGGCCGCGGGCAGCTGGCTCGCCTTCCTCTTGGTCTTCCTGGGCGGCGTGCTCACGAGCTTCACGCCCTGCGTCTACCCGGTGATCCCGATCACGATCAGCTACGTCGGCGGCAGCGCGAAGGGAAACCCGCTGAAGGGCTTCGTCCTCTCGCTCTGGTTCGTGCTCGGCATCGCGATCACCTACTCCGCGCTCGGACTCCTCGCCGCCGCCACCGGCGCCGCCTTCGGCCAGGCGACGCAGAACCCCTGGGTGAACGGCACGATCGCGCTCATCGTCGGCGCGATGGGCTTCTCGATGGCGGGCTTCTTCGACATCCAGCTGCCCAGCGGTCTCACGAGCCGCGTCGGCGGCGCGCGCGGCGGCTTCCTCGGCCCGATCCTGATGGGCTTCGCGACGGGCCTGATCGCCGCGCCCTGTGTGGGGCCGGTGCTCGTCGTGCTGCTGAGCTGGGTCGCGCAGACGGGCAGCCTCTTCCTCGGCTTCTGGCTGCTCTTCACCTTCGCGCTCGGGCTCGGTCTGCTCTTCATCGTGCTCGGCACCTTCAGCGGGGCCCTCGCGGCCCTGCCCGGCGCCGGTGCCTGGATGGACGGCGTCAAGCACTTCTTCGCCCTGGCGCTCTGGGGCCTCGCGCTCTGGTTCCTGCGCAGTCTGCTGCCCGGCTGGCTGCTGGCGATGGTCTTCGGCCTCGCCCTGGTCATGGCTCTCGGCGCCTGGGGCGCCTTCCATCCCCTGGCGCCGGACGCGAGCCGCCGGCAGGGCCTGCTCAAGGGCCTGCTGCTGCTGCTGTGGATCCTGGGCGCCCTGCTCGCGCTGGGCGGCGGCCTGCGCGGCTTCGCGCCGGGCCTGCTGCCGGCGGGCGGCGCCGCCGTCCACGCGCCCGCCGAGCCCGCCTGGGTCTGGGACGCCGAGGCCGGCTTCGCCGAGGCGGCGGCCAGCGGCAAGCCGCTGATGATGGACTTCTGGGCGGAGTGGTGCGCGGCCTGCAAGGAGCTCGACCACAAGACCTACAACCAGCCGGAGATCCTCGCCCTGGCCGAGCGCTTCGTCTGCGTCAAGATGGACATGACCGCGAGGAACGACGCCAACGCCGCCCTGCAGGCGCGCTACGGCGTCGTCGGCATGCCGACGGTGATCTTCTTCGACTCCACGGGCCGCGAGCGCGAGCGCTTCGCCGGCTTCAAGAAGGCCGCCGACCTGGCTCCCCTGCTGGAGCGGGTCCTGGCCGCGCCCTGACCGCAATCCCGCGAGGTGATCCCATGAGCGACGTCCTGCACGTGACCGACGACAACTTCGAGGATGAGATCATCAAGAGCGAGCTGCCCGTCCTCGTGGACTTCAGCGCCACCTGGTGCGGCCCCTGCAAGAAGCTCGAACCCATCGTCGAGGAGCTGGCCACGGAATTCCGCGGCAAGCTGAAGGTCGCCCACGTCGACATCGACAAGGCGCCCCAGGCCGTGCAGAAATTCGGGGTCATGGGGGTGCCGACGGTGCTCTACATGAAGGGCGGCCAGGTCAAGGAGCAGCAGATCGGCCTCGTCGCCAAGGACGTGATGGTCAAGCGGATCGGCTCGCTGCTCTAGTCGCCGCCGCCCGCGCTTGGCGCCGCGCCCGTCGGCGGCGTGAAGACCAGCTCCCCCAGCGCGAGCGTCAGGCCGGGCGTGCCCCCGTAGTGGTCCCACTCCGGCCGGCTGTCCCGCAGGCAGCAGACGAGCCGGTAGCGGTGCTCGCCGCTCGTGGGCGGCACGAGGCGCACGTTCTCGTCCAAAGCCCACATCTCCGCCGGATCCCCGGCATCGTCCCGGAACAGCGGGAAGGCATCCGTGGGGGCATCCACAGCGAAGTAGTACCAGCGCAGCGTGGAGCGCTCGAGGAGTTCCCCCGCGTCGCCGAGAGGCGAGGTGTAGAACTGCAGCTCGGGCGTGAGCGTGAGGTAATAGGTCCAGTTGGCCCGCGCGGGCACGGCGATCGCCCCCGCTTCCGGCGTCGCCGGGAACGCGAAGACCTGCAGCTCGCTCTCGTAGCGCAGGCGATCGGCGAAGGCGACGTCCGGATGCGGAATCGCGAGCACCATGTACTGACTGTAGCCCGGATTGCGGTTGGCGTTCGGGCTGCCCAGGCGCGCGCTGTGGCGCACCGTCAGCGTCCGCGTCACCTCGACGTAGCGCTCGCTGCTGATCGCGGCCCGGAAGCGCAGGCGGCAGGCGAAGCGGTCGGCGAGGGCCAGGGCCGCCGCCTGGCTCGCGGGCGGCAGCGCGGCCAGCTCGGCCGGATCGAGGCCGGCGAGATAGGCGTCGACGGCGGCCTTGGGCGGCGGCGAGGGCGTGCCCGCCGGCAGCAGCGCTTCGGCGAGCGCGATCGTGCCGGGATCCTCGAGTGGATCTCTGAGCGAGCTGGCGAAGAGCAGGGCCGAGTCGGGCACGACGAAGACGAAGTCCTGGCGCAGGAAGCCGAGAGCCTCGTCCACGGGCGGCGGGGGCGAGAGCGGCAGGAGGTGGCGCTCGATCTCATCGGCGCCGTAAGGCCCGAGGTCGTAGTCCAGCGCCACGCGCCAGGCGACCGCGCAGCTCGCCGGATCGGGGCTGTGCAGGTAGAGCGAGACCCGGACCGTGTCCCCGGGCGCCGCCTCCGGCGGCTCGCAGAGGATGGCCAGGGGGCGCGTCTTGCCCTCGAGGCCGAGGTGCATCTCGACGTCCTCGAAGCCCTCGCTGCAAGCGCCGAGGCCCAGGAGCAGCGCCGCGCTCAGCGCGCGAAACCGGCGTGACGGAGCTACCCGCATCGCGACTCCCTAGAACTCCACCCGGCAGCCCAGCGCCGGCAGGATGATCCAGCCGT encodes:
- a CDS encoding DUF255 domain-containing protein, yielding MDRRWSSIIEPPDRSPREPDARSPVARRSMAEPSAGLKAPASFNSVAALLRLPYLPPHCEVTRGVAMFGKCLLRARPGAVAHTLLTLLALALSSALPVAAGPGPLGEPAARFGPPAVPVRLELLADRAVAGAELPIAVIYAVPAGTHLTDAFFAVELSSEPPLVFAPPAYPSGSLEGESRVFRGEVRVTSSVALPADCPPQVTLHARAEYQICQEGEVEMCYPPEEAKPSLALAVAPAGTAWTPSAAPASTAGAGAATRVGEPGGAGAATPGAAAPSGGLEGRLARALAAGSWLAFLLVFLGGVLTSFTPCVYPVIPITISYVGGSAKGNPLKGFVLSLWFVLGIAITYSALGLLAAATGAAFGQATQNPWVNGTIALIVGAMGFSMAGFFDIQLPSGLTSRVGGARGGFLGPILMGFATGLIAAPCVGPVLVVLLSWVAQTGSLFLGFWLLFTFALGLGLLFIVLGTFSGALAALPGAGAWMDGVKHFFALALWGLALWFLRSLLPGWLLAMVFGLALVMALGAWGAFHPLAPDASRRQGLLKGLLLLLWILGALLALGGGLRGFAPGLLPAGGAAVHAPAEPAWVWDAEAGFAEAAASGKPLMMDFWAEWCAACKELDHKTYNQPEILALAERFVCVKMDMTARNDANAALQARYGVVGMPTVIFFDSTGRERERFAGFKKAADLAPLLERVLAAP
- the trxA gene encoding thioredoxin, which encodes MSDVLHVTDDNFEDEIIKSELPVLVDFSATWCGPCKKLEPIVEELATEFRGKLKVAHVDIDKAPQAVQKFGVMGVPTVLYMKGGQVKEQQIGLVAKDVMVKRIGSLL